A region from the Rhinoderma darwinii isolate aRhiDar2 chromosome 2, aRhiDar2.hap1, whole genome shotgun sequence genome encodes:
- the DCLRE1B gene encoding 5' exonuclease Apollo, which produces MNGTLLPSTPIAVDFWQIRKCSHIRLFFLSHMHSDHTMGLSSTWKNPLYCSPVTAKVLEHKLQVKSKWINSLEVGVCHMLPLDNSGIETVSVTLIDANHCPGSVMFLFEGYFGTVLYTADFRYDPVMLACPPLKNRKIDVLYLDNTNCDPEQRLPSREIATEQIKELIEEHPYHDIVIGLYTIGKESLLVDLAKTFKSWVVVSPKRLELLTLLEMEDVFSASKGDGRIRVVEQFEVNRSNMEKWNSIHPTIAILPTSRKIKFCHKDIYVVPYSDHSSYDELIMFVSRLKPSSIIPVVKTNPCISHLKRYLSSEKATHCKEIPDSVKSFMESQNVSSKLNAPKLKVPSRRFPRGVEFESNERDLQCIADLDGTGDNFNRTLKLIKQMKPQKEECNTDYCHSSQECERTPIPLTESTVLVSDTNGNSFLSSTSDSCQISKNEFEMPSAISSPEDRNVTLISDSSFLCKDTSQITNVCSDHKPESFSFSRAESLSILPCKKRQKLDSRHFHRQVEKCFKSSDL; this is translated from the exons ATGAATGGGACGCTTCTTCCCAGCACACCCATTGCTGTGGATTTTTGGCAGATCCGAAAATGCAGTCACATCCGGCTCTTTTTTCTGTCTCATATGCATAGTGACCATACAATGGGTTTGTCTTCCACATGGAAAAATCCACTCTATTGTtcaccagtcacagccaaagTCCTTGAACATAAGTTACAG GTAAAGAGCAAATGGATCAATTCGTTAGAAGTTGGAGTATGCCACATGCTGCCTTTGGATAACTCTGGCATTGAAACAGTATCGGTGACCCTAATAGATGCCAACCATTGCCCTGGCTCTGTTATGTTCCTCTTTGAGGGATACTTTGGTACTGTCTTGTATACAG CGGATTTTCGATATGACCCTGTTATGCTCGCATGCCCTCCACTAAAAAATAGAAAGATTGATGTTCTGTATTTGGACAACACAAATTGTGATCCTGAGCAAAGGCTACCCTCTCGTGAAATAGCAACTGAACAAATCAAGGAATTAATTGAAGAGCACCCATACCATGACATAGTGATTG GCCTGTACACTATAGGAAAAGAATCTCTTTTGGTGGACTTGGCCAAAACATTTAAATCTTGGGTTGTTGTAAGTCCCAAGAGACTGGAATTGCTCACTCTATTAGAAATGGAAGATGTTTTTTCAGCATCGAAAGGAGATGGAAGAATCCGTGTGGTGGAGCAGTTTGAAGTGAATCGCTCTAACATGGAGAAATGGAATTCTATCCATCCAACCATAGCCATTCTTCCAACCAGccgtaaaataaagttttgtcACAAAGATATCTATGTGGTTCCATATTCTGACCACTCTTCATATGATGAACTTATCATGTTTGTTTCTCGATTAAAACCATCTTCAATTATTCCTGTGGTCAAAACAAATCCATGTATATCTCATTTAAAACGATATTTGAGTTCCGAAAAAGCAACTCACTGCAAAGAAATACCTGATTCTGTTAAATCCTTCATGGAAAGTCAGAATGTATCAAGTAAATTAAATGCTCCAAAGCTCAAAGTTCCTAGTAGGCGATTTCCTCGAGGGGTTGAATTTGAGTCCAATGAGAGAGATTTACAATGTATTGCGGACCTTGATGGGACTGGTGACAACTTCAATAGGACACTAAAGTTAATAAAGCAGATGAAGCCCCAGAAAGAGGAGTGCAACACGGACTATTGTCACTCGAGTCAAGAATGTGAAAGAACACCAATACCATTGACTGAGTCAACTGTACTTGTGTCTGATACAAATGGCAATTCATTTTTATCTTCAActtctgacagctgtcaaatctccAAGAATGAGTTTGAGATGCCTTCAGCAATATCATCCCCCGAAGACAGGAATGTGACTCTTATTTCAGACTCCTCTTTTTTATGTAAAGACACAAGTCAAATTACTAATGTCTGTTCAGATCATAAACCCGAATCCTTTTCATTTTCAAGGGCTGAGAGTCTTTCAATTTTGCCCTGCAAAAAGCGGCAAAAACTTGACTCAAGACACTTCCATCGCCAAGTAGAAAAATGTTTCAAAAGTTCTGATCTTTAG